A stretch of Brachyhypopomus gauderio isolate BG-103 chromosome 3, BGAUD_0.2, whole genome shotgun sequence DNA encodes these proteins:
- the coa3a gene encoding cytochrome c oxidase assembly factor 3 homolog, mitochondrial: MADKEGKASSEGEFAKRIDPAKDNLTQEQLKYIRRVELDQWKKKSQKLRGRNIITGLAIGAVVMGIYGYTFFSVSQEKIMDEIDQEAKVAARIRGSKTGAN, translated from the exons ATGGCTGACAAGGAAGGGAAGGCGTCTTCTGAAGGTGAATTTGCCAAGAGGATAGACCCTGCAAAAGATAATCTGACGCAGGAACAGCTTAAGTATATCCGTCGAGTGGAACTGGATCAGTGGAAGAAGAAAAGCCAAAAGCTCCGCGGTCGGAACATCATAACTGGACTCGCCATCGGAGCCGTAGTGATGGGCATAT ATGGATACACGTTCTTCTCTGTATCCCAAGAGAAAATCATGGATGAAATAGACCAGGAAGCAAAAGTGGCAGCCAGAATACGTGGGTCAAAGACGGGAGCTAACTGA
- the cntd1 gene encoding cyclin N-terminal domain-containing protein 1 isoform X1 — protein sequence MQRFGEASFEILSDFLTIINNKNKRRLENVSSVCGSFKDKRVVEQTFLICEEQGLDPLVGYHAIEILERFMVKHIENVFSSQISEVREGSSCGTSEKYEDLLFQRLSEKFYIFILSSVQIASKLALHSSAIDYNSASRYLQSVGSSCHREKLLESELLILKTLDFKLIVPNPLSYVETLLEVICHNDPTIPVAHIHHLCKHVLQFIYLQRDAIYHSLLKVATGCFSLSSEQRAQFVSVTEDCMLLGVGVITVAAFIYQTSAWKKVVEELTSITGISEKSIMDFAWVTLMHITEIKSP from the exons ATGCAAAGATTCGGCGAAGCTTCATTTGAAATTTTGTCAGACTTTCTAACCATCattaacaataaaaacaaacgcCGCTTAGAGAATGTATCAAGCGTTTGTGGGAGTTTTAAGGACAAAAGAGTCGTGG AACAGACGTTTCTCATTTGTGAGGAGCAAGGACTAGACCCACTAGTTGGTTATCATGCCATTGAAATACTGGAGAG GTTTATGGTCAAGCATATTGAAAATGTATTCTCCAGCCAGATAAGTGAGGTCCGTGAAGGTTCCTCATGTGGGACTTCAGAAAAATACGAAGACCTGCTTTTTCAGAGACTGAGTGAAAAGTTCTACATCTTCATCCTTTCAAGTGTGCAAATAGCCAGCAAACTAGCGTTACATTCCAGT GCCATTGACTACAACTCTGCATCAAGATATCTTCAGTCAGTAGGCAGCAGCTGTCATAGAGAAAAGTTACTAGAGTCAGAGCTTCTCATCTTGAAAACTTTGGACTTCAAACTGATTGTGCCAAATCCTCTGTCATATGTGGAAACTCTTCTGGAAGTTATTT GCCATAATGACCCAACTATCCCTgttgcacacatacaccacctGTGCAAGCATGTACTTCAGTTTATCTACCTCCAGAGGGATGCTATCTACCACTCGCTACTCAAAGTTGCTACTGGATGCTTCAGTCTTTCCTCAGAACAAAG GGCACAGTTTGTGTCAGTGACTGAGGACTGTATGCTGTTAGGGGTTGGAGTTATCACTGTTGCTGCTTTCATCTACCAAACATCTGCTTGGAAGAAG GTTGTTGAAGAGCTCACATCGATTACTGGTATTTCAGAAAAGAGCATCATGGACTTTGCCTGGGTGACACTAATGCATATTACTGAGATTAAATCACCATAA
- the cntd1 gene encoding cyclin N-terminal domain-containing protein 1 isoform X2, which yields MYQAFVGVLRTKESWTFLICEEQGLDPLVGYHAIEILERFMVKHIENVFSSQISEVREGSSCGTSEKYEDLLFQRLSEKFYIFILSSVQIASKLALHSSAIDYNSASRYLQSVGSSCHREKLLESELLILKTLDFKLIVPNPLSYVETLLEVICHNDPTIPVAHIHHLCKHVLQFIYLQRDAIYHSLLKVATGCFSLSSEQRAQFVSVTEDCMLLGVGVITVAAFIYQTSAWKKVVEELTSITGISEKSIMDFAWVTLMHITEIKSP from the exons ATGTATCAAGCGTTTGTGGGAGTTTTAAGGACAAAAGAGTCGTGG ACGTTTCTCATTTGTGAGGAGCAAGGACTAGACCCACTAGTTGGTTATCATGCCATTGAAATACTGGAGAG GTTTATGGTCAAGCATATTGAAAATGTATTCTCCAGCCAGATAAGTGAGGTCCGTGAAGGTTCCTCATGTGGGACTTCAGAAAAATACGAAGACCTGCTTTTTCAGAGACTGAGTGAAAAGTTCTACATCTTCATCCTTTCAAGTGTGCAAATAGCCAGCAAACTAGCGTTACATTCCAGT GCCATTGACTACAACTCTGCATCAAGATATCTTCAGTCAGTAGGCAGCAGCTGTCATAGAGAAAAGTTACTAGAGTCAGAGCTTCTCATCTTGAAAACTTTGGACTTCAAACTGATTGTGCCAAATCCTCTGTCATATGTGGAAACTCTTCTGGAAGTTATTT GCCATAATGACCCAACTATCCCTgttgcacacatacaccacctGTGCAAGCATGTACTTCAGTTTATCTACCTCCAGAGGGATGCTATCTACCACTCGCTACTCAAAGTTGCTACTGGATGCTTCAGTCTTTCCTCAGAACAAAG GGCACAGTTTGTGTCAGTGACTGAGGACTGTATGCTGTTAGGGGTTGGAGTTATCACTGTTGCTGCTTTCATCTACCAAACATCTGCTTGGAAGAAG GTTGTTGAAGAGCTCACATCGATTACTGGTATTTCAGAAAAGAGCATCATGGACTTTGCCTGGGTGACACTAATGCATATTACTGAGATTAAATCACCATAA